In the Ptychodera flava strain L36383 chromosome 1, AS_Pfla_20210202, whole genome shotgun sequence genome, GGTCCAATGTTCCGATTAGAAACAATGAGACTGAACCAATGTAGGACCATCATATTACAAGATTAATTGTggaaatttattaattatgaAGAACTTTTGCTGGCTGACATTGATTGAAAATGATCCTAATTTTACCTGACCAATAGCTGTACTGATTGGAGAACCTGGTACAGTTTTTGGAGTGCTTGTTGTTGCTTGCACATCTCTTCCAGTTGGTAGtttagttttcttcattttctctgtaccctgtgtctgtgtgtctccaCTGATGTACTTCCCTTCATCCTCACCACGGTCTTCAAAATCTAATTGTTTGGATGCCTTACTTGGACTGGCATGTTCAGTGAATTTCAGTCCCTCTCTTGAAGTGCTTGCAGTAGGTTTCTCCAAAGCGGCTTTACGTGATCTCGGAGGGGATAGTGTGATTTGAGTTGACCCTTCACCTGTGACCTGATGGGGACATGGCAAGAGGTCACACATAAGATGAAGGTGTGGAGTGACTTCATTTTCATCTCCAGATTCATCATAGTGATGAATATGAGGACTGGCAATGGGAGGCTGAGAATGTTCAGATACTTTCTGTTTCACAGGTGTCCTGTAAAGTCTTGTTGGTGGTGAATCATGTCTTTGTTCAGAAGCAGTACTTTCCACTCTATGTTCATTTTGCTGATCAGAGATAGTAGTTTGGTCTTCTCTAGGAGATGTCTGGGTGGCAATACTTTGTGGAATGGGATCAATTCCTTTGTTCTCCATCTCAGGGTCTTTTCCATGTGTCTTGACTGGCTGCCTGTTGGCCAAGTGTATCCCAGCCAAGTCTCTCTGTTGAGCCATCCTTTGTCTGAATTCTGACAGCTTGGTGTCCACATCATCATCGGCAGTCCAGTCctgtatcaaaatataaacCAATAAAACTGTAAAGCCTTCAGACATCCAGATTAATGTCAAGCATTTGCTTGTTGATTCTGTCTTGCTCGATGATTGCGAAAAACTGATTTTTATCACTCTTGGCAATATTTGGTTACCTGGCCAGCAATAAATGAAACCCTACAGTCAAGCTTTACAGCAGGACAAACAAAATCCTGACCATAAGTGGGTATGGGAAGATATGTTTCTACTGAAATCTGCCTTTAAAGAGTGTTTTTCATTTGATCTATCATCCTATTGATAAATATTGCACTATGTCAATAGAACACAACAATGACTAGACTGAGTGTACATTTCACTCCAGTATAAGCTTTTTTCTGAACGATAGGAAGGTATGAAAAGACAATGACAGTCTCACTTGATCACCCTTTGATTGTGCAATACATCAGACTGAGTAAAGTTTGTTTAAAACAAGGCAAGGCTGTATGAATAGTGTCACATCAATACCGGCACAGTGTTATGTTAAAGTGTACCAGCAAGTATTGACTGAGGAAAACTTAATCGCTGTGATGTGTTAGGTATGGTACAGATGTAAGTATGCACTGCACTATCAGTGTCTAAAACACAATGTTGAAAACTATTATCTGTCTGATTCTGCCTTGATTAGAGTATGCTTTGAGAAATCCACATTACATACATTGGTCCCTTCCATTGCCCAGAGTGCTGTATTCTACAGCATTGTGTTTATTGTTTCCTGTACCTACTTGAATAACTGCATCAGCAGTAGGGTGAATTAATACACACTATATATTATCCTGTGATATACTggtagaacaaaaagtgataaaatatgGCTTGGTGATATTGCCTGGTCCATGCACTGATATAGCCTGCTTCCGCATTCTGGAATACCGCTTCTCGTTTCAGTGCGTACCATGTCATCATGTGCATTGTTTGGGTTTTGTCTGAAAAGTCATAGCTTCAAAAAGGTGGTTTCAATTTGACAACATTTTAGCACAATTGTACAGTAAGTACACCAGAAAAGCTACAAAGAACAGTCTTCCTTTTTAGACATTATTTTAAGTTGACAATCAACTCAATATATATGTTGACTGAGCAAGAAATGGAGCATTTCACTGTGGCGAGTTACAACATTTGACTACATTCTACGCAGTTTCAAACACAAAGTGTTTTTTTAGTGTAATAAACTTAACAACACATAATAGCAAGGGCAAGACCAAAATTTGTAGCCTGCCATAAGGCTTGTGCCCATGACTGTAATACTGATACCTTCGCCTTTGGCttgggtatcatcaatattactgtcatgagcaccatcccttgggcggcCAATATGTTACAATAACAGAAGGAAgttctgtgacctttgacttttgTGGACTGAGCTTCACAGGTGGTGACCTTCGACCTGACCCAAGGATTGGTCTTGTAGGGTCAACACTCTGTTGCCTAGCAACTTCTAACTTTCTTCTGAGTCTCCACTGGTACAGGATGTCATCTTCAGGAGCTAGTTTAGCTCTGGGTCTGTAAGATTGACCCTGGGCTATGCTGTATCTTGGAACATTTTCTTTGTCTGTGAATATTATGTTGAGAATAAATGAATGGAAGATTTCACTATCATATActataaaaataccgcaattatacggtgtcgctcacatttgatcaaaattggtaccggtatataccagtatgggtaccaaagatcaacaataaatgttgtttctatctgtcagtgcaggaaaattctacgttgatgttatgacaatgatttctgcacagtacaaccagaaaaacaacaagaaatatttaaaccagaaaaacaagaatgacaaaagtaaataaggtctgaaactttaggtactggatgtcaactttagcaacatgcatagcagaaaggcagctagcgccctcttagtttgaccatagacggtcttcctcccctctactgatggtcttcctcccctcttctgtctatggtttcagcagtctgttaatatgtaacagttcataaacaatgacaggaaatgagtcaagtcAGTTAgcctgccaccactcctgcacatttgcaggatttcactttttcttacctaatttgcacatttttgacaccgatgtgttcatttgaacaaattcacatctcaaccccttcatctacctgtacaccaaatactgagacggtacctttggcggtatgggagcctttgtgtgtgacggacatacattcacacatacccacaaatatacagacatgcaaatcaattcagcttatatgataactcacattggtataccaaatgtgagtaaaAATCAATTGGATCTGTTGAAATCTTCAATCACTGTCATCTGATTCAATGCAGTGAAacctgatttcactttgtaGGTGACCTGGGTGTCATGGAGTAGAAATAATCCTCAAACTTACCACAATGGGCAATATAGTATTAATGAATTCTGACTCAATGTGCAATGTTGGAAGTTTACCTTcattttgaagtaaaatataAAGTTGCCTCTCATGAAGCAATCATATAAAGTctgaaaatatcagtatgaGCAATGAGAATTTTGTTGTTACTGTATATTCTGTTCTATTTACACTGACTGTCCCTTTCAGATTTTTCTTGCAATTGCTGACAACCATATGGTGAAAATAAAACCACACCTTCTCCAAACTAACTTGCAGAAGTCAAccaacaaattttgatactaacATCAAGGAATATATGGTCAATATATCAATAGTAACCTTGAATGGGGTCAATAAACAGAGATATACACCTGAAAGGATCACTATCTTGAATGGGGTCAATAAACAGAGATATACACCAAAAGGATCACTATCTTGAATGGGGTCAATAAACagagatacatgtatacacctGAAAGGATCACTATCTTGAATGGGGTCAATAAACagagatacatgtatacacctGAAAGGATCACTATCTTGAATGGGGTCAATAAACAGAGATATACACCTGAAAGGATCACTATCTTGAATGGAGTCAATAAACAGAGATATACACCTGAAAGGATCACTATCTTGAATGGGGTCAATAAACAGAGATATACACCTGAAAGGATCACTATCTTGAATGGAGTCAATAAACAGAGATATTCACCTGAAAGGATCACCACTCATTGATATCATAGTGGTTAATGTTGATtcatgttaaggtagtatgaactataaaaatgaacattttcaaggaaacttttATATTAAACCATTTTCATTTGTGATCAAAAATAAAACTCAAAGGTCCATCTTACAAAGTTTGGGAtaagaaagacaaaaataatgcctagaatttactgatatttgaaataccCAATGGCTGCTGTACTTAAAATGAGTCCAAACAACAAg is a window encoding:
- the LOC139119087 gene encoding uncharacterized protein translates to MYIQDDRLTLDLQDRAQRLLEKSDSLSEPRVSSEGLGSTSATTSTYQDPGSSQVYHSIQDKENVPRYSIAQGQSYRPRAKLAPEDDILYQWRLRRKLEVARQQSVDPTRPILGSGRRSPPVKLSPQKSKDWTADDDVDTKLSEFRQRMAQQRDLAGIHLANRQPVKTHGKDPEMENKGIDPIPQSIATQTSPREDQTTISDQQNEHRVESTASEQRHDSPPTRLYRTPVKQKVSEHSQPPIASPHIHHYDESGDENEVTPHLHLMCDLLPCPHQVTGEGSTQITLSPPRSRKAALEKPTASTSREGLKFTEHASPSKASKQLDFEDRGEDEGKYISGDTQTQGTEKMKKTKLPTGRDVQATTSTPKTVPGSPISTAIGQVVGSRLFTSPHKSEHSSPRSSMDSLPTMQSTQRQVEDDTVVMSSSESDEDTEDDDLLKLLHRKRTHYEDQLKRIDQLLAEKLQTN